A region of Lepus europaeus isolate LE1 chromosome 2, mLepTim1.pri, whole genome shotgun sequence DNA encodes the following proteins:
- the LOC133751956 gene encoding basic salivary proline-rich protein 3-like encodes MSQAYNPSRFSPGVEGPVRVRVPGLQPQPVLPRGGRSSQGPCPRPTTPAGSPPGWKVQSGSMSQAYNPSRFSPGVEGPVRVRVPGLQPQPVLPRGGRSSQGPCPRPTTPAGSPPGWKVQSGSMSQAYNPSRFSPGVEGPVRVHVPGLQPQPVLPRGGRSSQGPCPRPTTPAGSPPGWKVQSGSMSQAYNPSRFSPGVEGPVRVHVPGLQPQPVLPLGWKVQSGSMSQAYNPSRFSPGVEGPVRVHVPGLQPQPVLPRGGRSSQGPCPFLLIGP; translated from the coding sequence ATGTCCCAGGCCTACAACCCCAGCCGGTTCTCCCCCGGGGTGGAAGGTCCAGTCAGGGTCCGTGTCCCAGGCCTACAACCCCAGCCGGTTCTCCCCCGGGGTGGAAGGTCCAGTCAGGGTCCATGTCCCAGGCCTACAACCCCAGCCGGTTCTCCCCCGGGGTGGAAGGTCCAGTCAGGGTCCATGTCCCAGGCCTACAACCCCAGCCGGTTCTCCCCCGGGGTGGAAGGTCCAGTCAGGGTCCGTGTCCCAGGCCTACAACCCCAGCCGGTTCTCCCCCGGGGTGGAAGGTCCAGTCAGGGTCCATGTCCCAGGCCTACAACCCCAGCCGGTTCTCCCCCGGGGTGGAAGGTCCAGTCAGGGTCCATGTCCCAGGCCTACAACCCCAGCCGGTTCTCCCCCGGGGTGGAAGGTCCAGTCAGGGTCCATGTCCCAGGCCTACAACCCCAGCCGGTTCTCCCCCGGGGTGGAAGGTCCAGTCAGGGTCCATGTCCCAGGCCTACAACCCCAGCCGGTTCTCCCCCGGGGTGGAAGGTCCAGTCAGGGTCCATGTCCCAGGCCTACAACCCCAGCCGGTTCTCCCCCGGGGTGGAAGGTCCAGTCAGGGTCCATGTCCCAGGCCTACAACCCCAGCCGGTTCTCCCCCTGGGGTGGAAGGTCCAGTCAGGGTCCATGTCCCAGGCCTACAACCCCAGCCGGTTCTCCCCCGGGGTGGAAGGTCCAGTCAGGGTCCATGTCCCAGGCCTACAACCCCAGCCGGTTCTCCCCCGGGGTGGAAGGTCCAGTCAGGGTCCATGTCCCTTTCTCCTTATTGGACCTTAG